A section of the Callithrix jacchus isolate 240 chromosome 14, calJac240_pri, whole genome shotgun sequence genome encodes:
- the IL36A gene encoding LOW QUALITY PROTEIN: interleukin-36 alpha (The sequence of the model RefSeq protein was modified relative to this genomic sequence to represent the inferred CDS: inserted 2 bases in 1 codon; substituted 1 base at 1 genomic stop codon), translating to MEKVLKSVRPQLRSIQDINHRVCILQDWTLIAVPRKHHMTPVTIALISCQHVETLEKDRGNLVYLGLNELKLCLKCAKVGEQPALQLKEQDIMDLYDEPKPVKPFLFYHSXSGRSSTFESVAFPGXVSSEGGCPVILTQELGKADTTDFGLTMLS from the exons ATGGAAAAAG TGTTAAAATCTGTCAGACCTCAGCTGAGAAGCATTCAGGATATCAATCATCGGGTGTGTATTCTTCAGGATTGGACCCTCATAGCAGTCCCAAGAAAGCACCATATGACTCCAG TCACTATTGCCTTAATTTCATGCCAACATGTGGAGACCCTTGAGAAAGACAGAGGGAACCTCGTCTACCTGGGACTGAATGAGCTAAAGCTCTGCCTGAAGTGTGCTAAGGTTGGAGAGCAGCCTGCACTGCAGCTAAAG GAACAGGATATAATGGATTTGTATGACGAACCCAAGCCTGTGAAGCCATTTCTCTTCTACCACAGTTAGAGTGGCAGAAGCTCCACCTTTGAGTCTGTGGCCTTCCCTGG TGTCAGCTCTGAAGGAGGCTGTCCTGTCATCCTTACCCAAGAACTGGGGAAAGCCGACACCACTGACTTTGGGTTAACTATGCTGTCTTAA